One Thioclava electrotropha DNA segment encodes these proteins:
- the rplX gene encoding 50S ribosomal protein L24, which yields MAAKLRKGDKVVVLAGKDKGKQGEITSVDPKAGKAVVDGVNVAIRHQRQTQSNQGGRQPKAMPIDLSNLALMDANGKATRVGFREEDGKKVRFAKTTGDAI from the coding sequence ATGGCTGCTAAGCTCCGCAAAGGCGATAAGGTCGTCGTTCTCGCTGGCAAGGACAAGGGCAAGCAGGGTGAGATCACCTCTGTCGACCCGAAAGCCGGCAAAGCTGTCGTCGACGGCGTGAACGTTGCGATCCGCCACCAGCGTCAGACCCAGTCCAACCAAGGCGGTCGCCAGCCCAAGGCTATGCCGATCGACCTGTCGAACCTGGCTCTGATGGACGCAAACGGCAAAGCCACCCGCGTCGGCTTCCGCGAGGAAGACGGCAAGAAGGTGCGTTTCGCCAAGACCACGGGGGATGCGATCTGA
- the rplN gene encoding 50S ribosomal protein L14, protein MIQMQTNLDVADNSGARRVQCIKVLGGSHRRYASVGDIIVVSVKEAIPRGRVKKGDVRKAVVVRTAKEVRRDDGTAIRFDRNAAVILNNAGEPVGTRIFGPVVRELRAKNFMKIISLAPEVL, encoded by the coding sequence ATGATCCAGATGCAGACCAATCTGGATGTTGCTGACAACTCCGGCGCTCGCCGGGTTCAGTGCATCAAGGTCCTCGGCGGCTCGCACCGCCGTTACGCATCCGTGGGCGACATCATTGTGGTGTCGGTCAAGGAAGCGATCCCGCGCGGCCGCGTGAAGAAAGGTGACGTCCGTAAGGCCGTCGTCGTGCGCACCGCCAAAGAAGTTCGTCGCGACGATGGCACCGCCATCCGTTTCGACCGCAACGCCGCCGTCATCCTGAACAACGCGGGCGAGCCGGTCGGCACCCGTATCTTCGGGCCGGTCGTGCGTGAGCTGCGTGCGAAGAACTTCATGAAGATCATCTCGCTTGCTCCGGAGGTGCTGTAA
- the rpsQ gene encoding 30S ribosomal protein S17, with protein MPKRILQGTVTSDKNDQTVTVSVERRFTHPVLKKTIRKSKKYRAHDAENQFKTGDIVRIEECAPVSKTKRWRVVVSA; from the coding sequence ATGCCCAAACGCATCCTGCAAGGTACCGTGACGTCGGACAAAAACGACCAGACCGTAACCGTTTCGGTCGAGCGCCGCTTCACGCATCCGGTTCTCAAGAAGACGATCCGGAAGTCCAAGAAATACCGCGCCCATGACGCGGAAAACCAGTTCAAGACCGGTGACATTGTTCGCATCGAAGAGTGCGCGCCCGTCTCGAAGACCAAGCGCTGGCGGGTTGTGGTTTCGGCGTAA
- the rpmC gene encoding 50S ribosomal protein L29 produces MNAQELKAKTPDELRDQLVSLKKEAFNLRFQQATNQLENTARMRTVRRDVARIKTVLNQKAAEAAK; encoded by the coding sequence ATGAACGCCCAAGAACTCAAGGCGAAGACGCCTGATGAGCTGCGTGATCAGCTCGTCTCGCTGAAGAAAGAAGCCTTCAACCTCCGCTTTCAGCAGGCCACGAACCAACTCGAGAACACCGCGCGCATGCGCACCGTTCGTCGGGACGTTGCACGTATCAAAACCGTGCTGAACCAAAAAGCCGCTGAAGCCGCGAAGTAA